The following coding sequences are from one Mycobacterium bourgelatii window:
- the fabH gene encoding beta-ketoacyl-ACP synthase III translates to MTEIATTSGTKNVGLLSVGAYRPERIVTNEEICEKIDSSDEWIYTRTGIKTRRFAADDESAASMATEACRRALGNADLDPSDIDGVILTTNTHFLQTPPAAPMVAAALGANGIFGFDLSAGCAGFGYALGVAADMIRGGGARRMLVVGTEKLSPTMDMYDRGNCFIFADGAAAVVVGETPFQGIGPTVAGSDGQQAHAIRQDIDWITFAQNPSGPRPYVRLEGPSVFRWAAFQMGDVGRRALEAAEVKPDEIDVFVPHQANTRINDLLTKNLQLRPDTVVANDIEHAGNTSAASIPLAIAQLMDTGAAKPGDLALLIGYGAGLTYAAQVVRMPLHSDN, encoded by the coding sequence ATGACTGAGATCGCGACGACCAGCGGCACCAAGAACGTCGGATTGCTCAGTGTCGGGGCCTACCGTCCCGAGCGGATCGTCACCAACGAAGAGATCTGCGAGAAGATCGACTCGTCCGATGAATGGATCTACACCCGTACCGGCATCAAGACCCGACGCTTCGCCGCCGACGACGAATCCGCCGCTTCGATGGCGACCGAGGCTTGTCGACGCGCGCTGGGCAACGCGGACCTGGATCCGTCCGACATCGACGGCGTGATCCTGACGACCAACACCCATTTCCTGCAAACTCCGCCGGCCGCTCCGATGGTCGCGGCGGCGCTGGGCGCCAACGGCATCTTCGGATTCGATCTCTCGGCGGGCTGCGCCGGGTTCGGCTACGCCCTGGGCGTGGCGGCCGACATGATCCGCGGCGGCGGCGCCCGGAGGATGCTGGTGGTAGGAACCGAAAAGCTTTCTCCCACAATGGATATGTACGACCGCGGCAACTGCTTCATCTTCGCCGACGGTGCGGCCGCCGTGGTGGTGGGCGAGACCCCGTTCCAGGGCATCGGACCCACCGTCGCCGGCAGCGACGGCCAACAGGCGCACGCCATCCGTCAGGACATCGACTGGATCACGTTTGCGCAGAACCCGAGTGGGCCTAGGCCATACGTGCGCCTCGAAGGACCATCGGTATTCCGTTGGGCGGCATTCCAGATGGGTGACGTCGGCCGGCGCGCCTTGGAAGCCGCCGAGGTAAAACCCGACGAAATCGACGTGTTCGTCCCGCATCAGGCCAATACCCGCATCAACGACCTGCTGACCAAAAACCTGCAACTGCGACCCGACACCGTCGTCGCCAACGACATCGAGCACGCCGGCAACACGTCGGCGGCTTCCATCCCGTTGGCGATCGCCCAGTTGATGGACACGGGCGCGGCCAAGCCGGGCGACCTGGCGTTGCTGATCGGCTACGGCGCGGGGCTCACCTATGCGGCGCAGGTCGTCCGGATGCCGCTACACAGTGACAACTAG
- a CDS encoding S-methyl-5'-thioadenosine phosphorylase produces MHNNGRMLGVIGGSGFYTFLESQVRTVNPQTPYGEPSAPITIGVVGDHEVAFLPRHGAKHEYSAHTVPYRANMWALRALGVRRVFAPCAVGSLNPEVGPGAFVVPDQLVDRTWGRADTYFDVGGVHASFADPYCPTLRSAVTGVPTHDVVDGGTMVVIQGPRFSTRAESQWFAAAGFSLVNMTGYPEAILARELELCYAAVALVTDVDAGVAVGEGVKGADVFAGFGENVAALKALVRAAIGRVDSERSCELCRHHAGVPLPFELP; encoded by the coding sequence GTGCACAACAATGGGCGGATGCTCGGAGTCATCGGCGGTAGCGGTTTCTACACGTTCCTGGAGTCCCAGGTGCGCACGGTCAACCCGCAGACCCCCTACGGCGAGCCGAGTGCCCCGATCACGATCGGCGTCGTCGGCGACCATGAGGTCGCATTCCTACCCCGACACGGGGCCAAGCATGAATACTCGGCGCACACCGTGCCCTACCGCGCCAACATGTGGGCGTTGCGAGCCCTGGGGGTGCGGCGGGTGTTTGCGCCCTGCGCGGTCGGCAGTCTGAACCCCGAAGTCGGCCCAGGGGCATTCGTGGTGCCCGATCAGTTGGTGGATCGCACCTGGGGCCGGGCCGACACCTACTTCGACGTCGGTGGGGTGCACGCCAGCTTCGCCGACCCGTACTGCCCGACGCTGCGCAGCGCCGTCACCGGGGTGCCCACGCACGATGTGGTCGACGGCGGCACCATGGTGGTCATCCAGGGGCCGCGGTTTTCCACCCGGGCCGAGAGTCAGTGGTTCGCCGCGGCAGGGTTCAGTCTGGTCAACATGACCGGTTATCCCGAGGCGATCCTGGCTCGTGAGCTTGAATTATGTTATGCCGCAGTCGCTTTGGTCACCGACGTGGATGCCGGTGTGGCGGTGGGCGAGGGGGTGAAGGGCGCCGACGTGTTCGCCGGCTTCGGCGAGAATGTCGCGGCGCTCAAGGCCCTGGTGCGGGCCGCCATCGGTCGGGTGGACAGCGAGCGCAGCTGCGAGCTGTGCCGGCACCACGCGGGTGTCCCGCTGCCGTTCGAACTGCCGTGA
- a CDS encoding MinD/ParA family ATP-binding protein: MSEQPTTGVGAPRTQDGGAGNGDPDGATRQFSTQPHAGDPPTESGYDPVAESPTRAFAGFRTERRPPAPPAPSGPPTAAGPAPGPGPAPGPSPAAGPGPAPGPPAWDSTPVTGLPRVDPTAYGAYYSEPHRLVDEPETPAERPQFRPEPLPHTPYPELATTTLLRPVKPPPSEGWRRLVYVLSGQLINLGEGPRATRYNDLVAQVNRPLRGCYRIALLSLKGGVGKTTITATLGATFAHVRGDRVIAVDANPDRGTLSQKVPLETPATVRHLLCDAASIERYSDVRGYTSQGPSGLEVLASASDPAVSEAFSAEDYSRTLEILERFYGLVLTDCGTGLLHSAMSAILEKSDVLIVVASGSIDGARSASATLDWLEAHGHEDLVRNSITVINGVRPRSGKVDMQKVIDHFARRSRAVHLVPFDPHLEEGAEISLERLKRHTREALTELAAVVADGFPGDQRRANPNFT, encoded by the coding sequence GTGTCCGAGCAGCCAACGACGGGCGTGGGGGCGCCCCGCACCCAAGACGGCGGAGCCGGTAACGGCGACCCAGACGGTGCGACCAGACAGTTTTCTACCCAACCGCATGCCGGCGACCCGCCCACCGAGTCCGGCTACGATCCCGTAGCCGAGTCGCCGACGCGCGCCTTCGCCGGGTTCCGCACCGAACGGCGGCCGCCGGCGCCGCCCGCACCGTCCGGGCCGCCCACCGCAGCCGGGCCCGCGCCCGGTCCTGGGCCCGCGCCCGGCCCTAGTCCCGCTGCCGGCCCTGGGCCCGCGCCCGGCCCACCCGCCTGGGACTCCACTCCCGTCACCGGCCTGCCACGGGTCGATCCGACCGCCTACGGGGCCTACTACTCCGAGCCCCACCGGCTGGTAGACGAACCCGAAACGCCGGCCGAACGGCCCCAGTTTCGCCCGGAACCGTTGCCGCACACGCCGTACCCCGAACTGGCCACCACCACGTTGCTGCGGCCGGTCAAACCGCCGCCGTCGGAAGGCTGGCGCCGGCTGGTCTACGTGTTGTCGGGTCAGCTGATCAACCTCGGCGAAGGGCCCCGAGCGACCCGGTACAACGACCTGGTCGCGCAGGTCAACCGGCCCTTGCGCGGCTGCTACCGGATTGCGCTGCTGTCGCTGAAGGGCGGCGTGGGCAAGACGACGATCACCGCGACGCTGGGAGCCACCTTCGCGCACGTGCGCGGTGACCGGGTGATCGCGGTGGACGCCAACCCTGATCGCGGCACGTTGAGCCAGAAGGTCCCGCTCGAGACGCCGGCCACGGTGCGCCACCTGCTGTGCGACGCCGCCAGCATCGAGCGCTACAGCGACGTCCGCGGCTACACCTCGCAAGGCCCCAGCGGCCTGGAAGTGTTGGCCTCGGCCAGCGATCCGGCGGTGTCGGAGGCGTTCAGCGCCGAGGACTACTCCCGCACGCTGGAAATCCTGGAGCGTTTCTACGGCCTGGTGCTCACCGACTGCGGCACCGGACTGCTGCATTCGGCGATGTCGGCGATCTTGGAGAAGTCCGACGTGCTGATCGTGGTGGCGTCGGGGTCCATCGACGGCGCCCGCAGTGCGTCGGCAACGCTGGACTGGCTGGAAGCGCACGGCCACGAGGATTTGGTGCGCAATTCGATCACGGTGATCAACGGGGTGCGGCCCCGTTCGGGCAAGGTCGACATGCAAAAGGTGATCGACCATTTCGCCCGGCGCTCCCGCGCCGTGCACCTGGTGCCCTTCGACCCGCACCTCGAGGAAGGCGCGGAGATCTCGCTGGAGCGTTTGAAGCGGCACACCCGCGAGGCCCTCACCGAATTGGCGGCGGTGGTGGCCGACGGGTTTCCAGGCGATCAGCGGAGGGCCAACCCGAACTTCACCTAG
- a CDS encoding PE family protein — MGTRAIIIGDGRGRVQRLATPGRKGRRERKGTEGTTARQRVVDGQRRQQRHGKGGNGGAGGSINSNGIGDVKGGKGGNGGDATGGTGGTGGVGGTAVIMNSTSAATALGGTGGEGGDGASGGRGGDGGLSGTFGTGQAVGGTAGNGGTATSGTGGNGGNGGLAAITLETSTATAHGGDGGAGGTGPTGGNGGHGGSASTGGTGDVTPGVGGQGGTGTAGRGGNGGDGGSAIVGNDSSTVDAVGANGAAGGLGVTGGGNGGNGGAAFTYGVGTAIGGNGAAGTSGGSTGVGGNGGNGGNATIYNTSSAATPISGSGGAGGDGTTGGDGGNGGEARSDGTGNVTPGAGGQGGTGTTGRGGNGGTGGSAYIHNELSAVDAVGADGGAGGAGATGGGNGGNGGDARTSGIGNASGGNGAAGTSGGATGVGGNGGNGGNAYTDNISSATSFGGTGGVGGDGATGGNGGNGGDASTIGLTGTVTPGTGGQGGTGTTGRGGDGGDGGSAHIDNDSATLEAVGANGGVGGTGVTSGGNGGNGGDAYNNGLGNATGGDGAVGGQGGATGAGGNGGNGGAAYIDNPDSMAIATGGIGGTGGYGLSGGHGGNGGDAEIRDAASPATALGGRGGAGGIGITGVGDGGIGGVARNYGLGTAVGGNGAAGTSGGPTGPGGNGGYGGAAYIENAFSTATAVGGVGGTGGDGTTGGNGGGGGTAATFGTGDVIPGAGGQGGIGTVGRGGDGGTGGSAYIQNALSAVDAVGADGASGGAGVTGGGNGGNGGDASTSGLGNAVGGNGAAGTSGGPTGTGGNGGEGGKATTSNPTSTATSLAGAGGAGGDGAIGGNGGVGGSATTTGQTTHVTAGIGGQGGTGTAGNGGNGGDGGWARIANSFSTIDAVGADGGAGGTGTTGGGNGGAGGGASTLGLGNAIGGNGGAGGVATGTGSGGNGGKGGEGRIATGTAFGGNGGDGGDATTGAGGNGGDGGDGRNYSDEPSGFGGKGGSGGAGTPPGSPGAKGTP; from the coding sequence GTGGGAACTCGAGCAATCATCATCGGTGACGGCAGGGGCCGGGTTCAACGCCTGGCGACACCGGGAAGGAAGGGCCGGCGGGAACGGAAGGGCACGGAAGGAACCACGGCAAGGCAACGGGTGGTGGACGGGCAGCGGCGGCAACAGCGGCACGGCAAAGGCGGCAACGGCGGCGCCGGCGGCAGCATTAACAGCAACGGGATCGGCGACGTCAAAGGCGGCAAAGGCGGCAACGGGGGCGACGCCACTGGCGGAACAGGTGGCACCGGTGGAGTCGGCGGCACCGCGGTCATTATGAACAGCACGTCGGCGGCGACCGCACTCGGCGGTACGGGTGGCGAGGGCGGGGACGGCGCAAGCGGCGGTCGCGGCGGAGACGGCGGCCTGTCTGGCACCTTCGGAACCGGGCAAGCCGTCGGCGGTACTGCCGGAAACGGGGGCACCGCCACCAGCGGCACCGGCGGCAACGGCGGCAACGGCGGTCTCGCAGCTATCACGCTTGAGACATCGACGGCCACCGCGCATGGCGGGGACGGCGGGGCGGGTGGGACCGGCCCCACCGGCGGCAACGGCGGGCACGGCGGCTCGGCTTCCACAGGCGGAACCGGAGATGTCACGCCCGGCGTCGGCGGTCAGGGGGGCACCGGCACAGCAGGTCGCGGCGGCAACGGCGGCGACGGCGGCTCGGCCATTGTCGGCAATGATTCCTCGACGGTGGATGCCGTCGGCGCCAACGGCGCCGCTGGGGGCTTAGGAGTCACCGGCGGTGGAAACGGCGGCAACGGCGGCGCCGCGTTCACCTACGGGGTGGGAACCGCCATCGGCGGAAATGGCGCCGCCGGCACCAGCGGCGGGTCGACCGGCGTCGGCGGAAATGGCGGAAACGGCGGCAACGCGACGATATACAACACCTCCTCGGCTGCTACCCCAATCTCCGGATCCGGCGGGGCCGGCGGGGACGGCACCACCGGCGGAGACGGCGGCAACGGCGGTGAGGCTCGCTCCGACGGAACCGGGAACGTTACGCCCGGCGCCGGCGGACAGGGAGGCACCGGCACAACCGGCCGCGGCGGAAACGGCGGCACGGGAGGTAGCGCCTACATCCACAACGAGTTATCTGCGGTGGACGCCGTCGGCGCCGACGGCGGCGCGGGCGGCGCGGGCGCGACGGGCGGCGGGAACGGCGGAAACGGCGGAGACGCACGCACCAGTGGGATTGGCAACGCCAGCGGCGGAAACGGCGCGGCCGGCACCAGTGGCGGGGCCACCGGCGTCGGTGGAAACGGCGGAAACGGCGGTAACGCATACACCGACAACATCTCGTCGGCCACTTCGTTCGGCGGCACTGGCGGCGTTGGCGGAGACGGCGCCACCGGCGGAAACGGCGGTAACGGCGGCGATGCGTCCACCATCGGACTAACCGGAACTGTTACGCCCGGTACCGGAGGACAGGGCGGCACGGGTACAACAGGTCGCGGCGGCGACGGGGGCGACGGCGGCAGCGCCCACATCGACAACGATTCCGCAACGCTCGAGGCCGTCGGCGCGAACGGCGGAGTCGGTGGCACAGGAGTCACCAGCGGCGGAAACGGCGGCAACGGCGGTGATGCGTACAACAACGGGCTTGGCAACGCCACCGGTGGAGACGGCGCCGTCGGCGGCCAGGGCGGGGCCACCGGCGCCGGCGGAAACGGTGGCAACGGCGGGGCCGCGTACATCGACAACCCCGACTCAATGGCTATTGCCACCGGCGGAATCGGCGGAACAGGTGGTTACGGACTCAGCGGCGGACACGGCGGAAACGGCGGCGACGCGGAAATCCGCGATGCCGCCTCACCGGCCACTGCGCTCGGCGGTCGTGGAGGTGCCGGAGGCATCGGAATCACTGGCGTCGGCGACGGCGGCATTGGGGGCGTGGCGCGCAACTACGGGTTGGGAACCGCGGTCGGCGGAAACGGCGCCGCCGGCACCAGCGGCGGGCCCACCGGCCCAGGTGGAAACGGAGGGTACGGCGGGGCCGCGTACATCGAGAACGCGTTCTCGACTGCCACCGCAGTTGGCGGGGTGGGCGGCACGGGTGGGGACGGCACGACCGGCGGTAACGGCGGTGGCGGGGGCACGGCCGCGACCTTTGGGACCGGGGATGTCATCCCCGGTGCCGGGGGGCAGGGCGGTATCGGCACAGTGGGCCGCGGCGGCGACGGCGGCACGGGGGGCAGCGCGTACATCCAGAACGCGTTATCCGCAGTGGACGCCGTCGGCGCGGATGGCGCCTCAGGCGGCGCGGGAGTCACCGGCGGCGGCAACGGCGGCAACGGCGGCGACGCATCCACCTCCGGGCTAGGAAATGCCGTCGGCGGCAACGGCGCCGCCGGCACCAGCGGCGGGCCCACCGGCACCGGTGGCAACGGCGGCGAAGGCGGCAAAGCAACCACCAGCAACCCCACCTCGACAGCCACTTCGCTCGCAGGGGCGGGCGGTGCCGGTGGGGACGGCGCCATCGGCGGCAACGGCGGAGTCGGCGGCTCTGCTACCACCACCGGACAAACCACGCACGTCACAGCCGGCATCGGTGGGCAGGGCGGCACTGGCACAGCCGGCAACGGCGGCAACGGCGGCGACGGCGGCTGGGCGCGCATCGCCAATAGTTTCTCGACGATCGACGCAGTCGGCGCCGACGGCGGCGCCGGCGGCACGGGAACCACCGGCGGCGGCAACGGCGGCGCTGGCGGCGGGGCCAGCACCTTGGGGCTAGGAAACGCGATCGGCGGCAACGGCGGCGCTGGCGGCGTGGCCACCGGCACCGGCAGCGGCGGCAACGGCGGCAAAGGCGGCGAGGGGCGAATTGCCACGGGAACAGCCTTCGGCGGCAACGGCGGGGACGGCGGGGACGCCACCACCGGCGCTGGCGGTAACGGCGGCGACGGCGGCGACGGTCGCAACTACAGCGATGAGCCTTCCGGCTTTGGCGGTAAGGGTGGATCGGGTGGCGCGGGCACACCCCCCGGCTCACCCGGCGCCAAGGGCACACCGTAG
- a CDS encoding 1,4-dihydroxy-2-naphthoate polyprenyltransferase — protein sequence MASFAQWIAGARPRTLPNAVAPVVAGTGAAAWLHAAVWWKALLALVVALAMIIGVNYANDYSDGIRGTDDDRAGPVRLVGSRLATPRAVLTAAVVFLLVGAAAGLALSLVSAPWLIAVGGICIAGAWLYTGGSKPYGYSGFGEVAVFVFFGLVAVLGTQYTQALRVDWVGLVLAVAIGALSSSVLVANNLRDIPTDAVSGKITLAVRLGDARTRLLYQALLATAGVLTLVLMLATPWCAAGLIATPLAVRAAAPVRAGRGGRELIPVLRDTGLAMIVWAIAVAIALALGS from the coding sequence GTGGCCAGTTTCGCGCAGTGGATCGCCGGCGCCCGCCCACGCACCCTGCCGAACGCGGTCGCGCCCGTGGTCGCCGGCACCGGCGCGGCGGCCTGGCTGCACGCCGCCGTGTGGTGGAAGGCGCTGCTGGCGCTGGTCGTCGCGCTGGCGATGATCATCGGGGTCAACTACGCCAACGACTACTCCGACGGCATCCGCGGCACCGACGATGACCGGGCCGGCCCGGTCAGGTTGGTGGGATCACGGTTGGCGACACCGCGCGCCGTGCTCACCGCCGCGGTGGTGTTTCTCCTCGTAGGCGCGGCGGCCGGGCTGGCGCTGTCGCTGGTCAGCGCGCCGTGGCTGATCGCGGTCGGCGGCATCTGCATCGCCGGGGCCTGGCTGTACACGGGAGGCTCCAAGCCGTACGGCTATTCCGGTTTCGGCGAGGTCGCGGTGTTCGTCTTCTTCGGCCTGGTCGCCGTGCTCGGCACCCAGTACACGCAGGCGTTACGGGTCGACTGGGTGGGTCTGGTGCTCGCGGTGGCGATCGGTGCGCTGTCGTCGTCGGTGTTGGTGGCCAACAATCTGCGCGACATCCCGACCGACGCGGTGTCGGGGAAGATCACCCTGGCGGTACGACTGGGAGACGCCCGCACCCGACTGCTGTACCAGGCGCTGCTGGCTACCGCGGGGGTCTTGACGTTGGTGTTGATGTTGGCGACGCCGTGGTGCGCGGCGGGGCTGATAGCCACGCCGCTTGCCGTGCGGGCGGCGGCACCGGTGCGAGCCGGGCGCGGTGGGCGGGAGTTGATCCCGGTGCTGCGCGACACCGGGCTGGCGATGATCGTGTGGGCCATCGCGGTGGCGATCGCTCTGGCATTAGGAAGCTGA
- the ccsB gene encoding c-type cytochrome biogenesis protein CcsB yields the protein MNTPNIDIGLARYSDWAFTSAVVALVVALLLLAIELAYVRGRKVEERELVSAGTVSKDDATPGIVVDAPQRRLDERVGRAGLAVLYLGIGLLLACIVLRGLATMRVPWGNMYEFINLTCMSGLVAGAIVLRRPQYRPLWVFLLVPVLVLLTVSGRWLYTNAAPVMPALQSYWLPIHVSVVSLGSGVFLVAGIASILFLLRTSSLSDPEAEGRLARVVQRLPDAQTLDRIAYRTTIFAFPVFGFGVIFGAIWAEEAWGRYWGWDPKETVSFIAWVVYAAYLHARSTAGWRDRKAAWINVAGFVAMVFNLFFVNLVTVGLHSYAGVG from the coding sequence GTGAATACCCCGAACATCGACATCGGCCTGGCCAGGTACTCGGACTGGGCGTTCACCTCGGCCGTGGTCGCGTTGGTGGTCGCCCTGCTGCTGTTGGCCATCGAGCTGGCCTATGTCCGCGGCCGCAAGGTCGAGGAGCGCGAACTGGTGTCCGCCGGAACGGTGTCTAAGGACGATGCCACCCCGGGGATCGTGGTCGACGCCCCGCAACGGCGCCTCGACGAACGCGTGGGGCGGGCCGGCCTGGCCGTGCTCTACCTCGGCATCGGCCTGCTGCTGGCGTGCATCGTGCTGCGCGGCCTGGCCACCATGCGGGTCCCGTGGGGCAACATGTACGAGTTCATCAACCTGACCTGCATGTCCGGACTGGTCGCGGGCGCAATAGTGCTGCGGCGTCCGCAGTACCGTCCGCTGTGGGTTTTCCTGCTGGTTCCGGTGCTGGTGCTGCTCACGGTGTCCGGACGCTGGCTCTACACCAACGCCGCGCCGGTGATGCCCGCACTGCAGTCCTACTGGCTGCCCATCCACGTCTCGGTGGTCAGCCTCGGCTCCGGGGTCTTTCTGGTCGCCGGCATCGCCAGCATCCTGTTCCTGCTGCGCACCTCTTCCCTGTCCGACCCGGAGGCCGAGGGCCGGTTGGCCCGCGTGGTGCAGCGACTCCCGGATGCGCAGACCCTGGACCGGATCGCCTACCGAACCACGATCTTCGCCTTTCCCGTGTTCGGTTTCGGCGTGATCTTCGGCGCCATCTGGGCCGAGGAAGCATGGGGCCGTTACTGGGGCTGGGACCCGAAGGAAACCGTTTCGTTCATCGCCTGGGTGGTCTACGCCGCATACCTGCATGCCAGGTCAACGGCGGGTTGGCGGGACCGCAAGGCGGCCTGGATCAACGTCGCAGGGTTCGTCGCCATGGTCTTCAACTTGTTCTTCGTTAACCTGGTGACAGTTGGCCTGCATTCCTACGCGGGCGTGGGCTGA
- a CDS encoding DUF4229 domain-containing protein: MSEAPEDNITGTRGTLYVVLYAVARFLLAIVVSAAIYGVARLLGVSEFPLVVAALFGLIIAMPLGIWVFTPLRRRATAALAVAGERRRKEREKLRARLRGEALPDGDEEA; encoded by the coding sequence GTGTCGGAAGCGCCCGAGGACAACATCACTGGGACTCGCGGGACCCTCTACGTCGTGCTTTACGCGGTGGCCCGGTTCCTGCTGGCGATCGTGGTCAGTGCCGCTATCTATGGGGTGGCGCGATTACTCGGGGTGTCCGAATTCCCGCTGGTGGTCGCCGCGTTGTTCGGTCTGATCATCGCGATGCCGCTGGGGATCTGGGTTTTCACGCCGTTGCGGAGACGGGCGACGGCGGCATTGGCGGTGGCCGGTGAACGCCGGCGCAAGGAGCGTGAGAAGTTGCGGGCCCGCTTGCGCGGTGAGGCGCTCCCCGACGGCGACGAAGAGGCGTGA
- a CDS encoding DUF7937 domain-containing protein, with product MAGPPPAAPDSIRKRNLIRDLTAATLLIAAALFPWNLYFGLGVPDSKQLVFVVLGVVTLLSLISLAVSYVGPWKLSGAGVNSATAGRVRLALNVPYLLLVLGFIVFDAFESVRFGGTVHVPGGVGPGAWLGVAGALLSAQPPMTRPVEGDDGHYGKWLRTARLIGYASIFGAALSSGFNLSWRIRYALRGSEFGTQNITVIVTAVVYGAVAFVAVVVASRCLLKGTKDARLTTLAFGVSSLVAGIIVWLLPVGREIDAFHSIAQNTSTAGVGYEGYLAWAAAAAIFAPLALFRSGKRIEKDVWRAALRNGLLLIAVWALGSMLMRLTSLIVDAILKYPRSIYDSTTLAVFDLITAALALSLFLSLRVSGPLRRRLVTLLAGFVFGLTLVRIILGVLLAPRFDQSSVAVNPVYGNNLAVQITSTFDVALCGLALCIFLAIILRGRSRRAPRPPQHPRRPRANAPAPRPAPGPAPGSPPPPTRGPVGAALPSEARTTQFQIPPRGDDAATRVLSVPGGAPRIFRPGPPRQQQQQPQQPRPKIFRPPPPPPPPRNPS from the coding sequence CTGGCGGGCCCCCCTCCTGCGGCACCGGACTCGATACGCAAACGGAACCTCATCCGTGACCTGACGGCGGCGACATTATTGATCGCCGCCGCGTTGTTCCCGTGGAACCTTTACTTCGGCCTCGGGGTCCCCGACAGCAAACAGCTGGTGTTTGTGGTGCTGGGTGTGGTCACCCTGCTCTCGCTGATCTCTCTCGCCGTGTCCTACGTGGGGCCCTGGAAACTGTCCGGCGCCGGCGTCAACTCGGCGACCGCGGGCCGCGTCCGGTTGGCGCTCAACGTCCCCTATCTGCTGCTGGTCCTGGGGTTCATCGTCTTCGACGCGTTCGAATCGGTCCGATTCGGCGGCACCGTGCACGTGCCGGGCGGTGTCGGCCCGGGGGCGTGGCTGGGGGTCGCCGGCGCGCTGTTGAGCGCCCAACCACCCATGACCCGTCCCGTCGAAGGCGACGACGGGCACTACGGCAAATGGCTACGGACCGCGCGGCTCATCGGCTACGCGTCGATCTTCGGCGCGGCGCTGAGTTCGGGTTTCAACCTGAGCTGGCGGATCCGGTACGCGTTGCGAGGGTCGGAGTTCGGCACGCAGAACATCACGGTCATCGTCACGGCGGTGGTGTACGGCGCGGTGGCGTTCGTCGCGGTCGTGGTCGCGTCGCGCTGTCTCCTCAAAGGCACCAAGGACGCCCGGCTGACCACCCTGGCATTCGGCGTGTCGTCGCTGGTCGCCGGGATAATCGTGTGGCTGCTGCCCGTCGGCCGGGAGATCGACGCGTTCCACAGCATCGCGCAAAACACCTCGACGGCCGGCGTCGGATACGAGGGCTATCTGGCCTGGGCGGCCGCGGCGGCGATCTTCGCGCCGCTGGCCCTGTTCAGGTCGGGCAAGCGGATCGAGAAGGATGTCTGGCGCGCGGCGCTGCGCAACGGCTTGCTGCTCATCGCGGTATGGGCCCTGGGTTCGATGCTGATGCGGCTCACCAGCCTCATCGTCGACGCGATTCTGAAGTATCCGCGGTCGATCTACGACAGCACCACGCTGGCCGTGTTCGACCTGATCACCGCGGCGCTGGCGCTGTCGCTGTTCCTCAGCCTCAGGGTCAGCGGGCCGCTGCGTCGGCGCCTGGTCACGTTGTTGGCCGGGTTCGTGTTCGGGCTGACCCTCGTTCGGATCATCCTCGGTGTGCTGCTGGCGCCTCGCTTCGACCAATCCAGCGTCGCGGTCAACCCGGTCTACGGAAACAACCTGGCAGTGCAGATCACCAGCACCTTCGACGTGGCGCTGTGCGGGCTGGCCCTGTGCATCTTCCTGGCCATCATCCTTCGGGGTCGTTCGCGTCGAGCGCCGCGTCCACCGCAACACCCGCGTCGGCCACGGGCTAACGCGCCCGCCCCTCGCCCCGCACCCGGGCCGGCGCCCGGATCACCACCCCCGCCCACGCGCGGACCAGTGGGCGCCGCCCTGCCATCGGAGGCCAGGACCACCCAGTTCCAAATCCCGCCGAGGGGCGACGATGCGGCCACGCGCGTGCTGTCCGTGCCCGGTGGGGCACCCCGGATTTTCCGGCCCGGGCCGCCCCGCCAGCAACAGCAGCAACCACAACAACCGCGCCCGAAGATCTTCCGGCCGCCGCCCCCGCCCCCGCCCCCGCGCAACCCGTCCTAA